Proteins encoded in a region of the Zea mays cultivar B73 chromosome 2, Zm-B73-REFERENCE-NAM-5.0, whole genome shotgun sequence genome:
- the LOC103645824 gene encoding uncharacterized protein: MASQAIESHRAGAEVVTGGDAICRKKSIELLEELGLPKGFLPLEDIQEFGYNRETGFMWLVQGKKKVEHTFKKIKQTVSYAAEVTAFAEKGKLRKITGVKTKELMFWLSVVEVYVPEASLEKVTFKTGTGLSDTFDASAFALGE; the protein is encoded by the coding sequence ATGGCGTCCCAGGCCATCGAGAGCCACCGTGCCGGTGCTGAGGTCGTCACCGGAGGAGACGCCATCTGCAGGAAGAAGTCAATCGAgctgctggaggagctcggcCTCCCCAAGGGCTTCCTGCCCCTTGAGGACATCCAGGAGTTCGGGTACAACCGCGAGACAGGGTTTATGTGGCTGGTGCAGGGGAAGAAGAAGGTGGAGCACACCTTCAAAAAGATCAAGCAGACCGTGTCGTACGCCGCTGAGGTGACGGCATTCGCCGAGAAGGGCAAGCTGAGAAAGATCACCGGCGTGAAGACGAAGGAGCTGATGTTCTGGCTCAGCGTCGTCGAGGTGTACGTCCCCGAGGCCTCGCTAGAGAAGGTTACCTTCAAGACTGGCACTGGCCTATCCGACACCTTCGATGCCTCTGCCTTTGCGCTGGGAGAGTAA
- the LOC103645823 gene encoding uncharacterized protein, with the protein MASQAIENHRAGAEVVTGDAICRKKSIELLEELGLPKGFLPLVDIQEFGYNRETGFMWLVQGKKKVEHTFKRIKQTVSYATEVTAFAEKGKLRKITGVKTKELMLWLSVVEVYVPEASSEKVTFKTGTGLSDTFDASAFALGE; encoded by the coding sequence ATGGCGTCCCAGGCCATCGAGAACCACCGTGCCGGCGCTGAGGTCGTCACCGGAGACGCCATCTGCAGGAAGAAGTCAATCGAACTGCTGGAGGAGCTCGGCCTCCCCAAGGGCTTCCTGCCCCTCGTGGACATCCAGGAGTTCGGGTACAACCGCGAGACAGGGTTCATGTGGCTGGTGCAGGGGAAGAAGAAGGTGGAGCACACCTTCAAAAGGATCAAGCAGACCGTGTCGTACGCCACTGAGGTGACGGCATTCGCCGAGAAGGGCAAGCTGAGGAAGATCACCGGCGTGAAGACAAAGGAGCTGATGCTCTGGCTCAGCGTCGTGGAGGTCTACGTGCCCGAGGCCTCATCGGAGAAGGTTACCTTCAAGACTGGCACTGGCCTATCCGACACCTTCGATGCCTCTGCCTTTGCGCTGGGAGAGTAA